The genomic window TAAATTATTAAGAGATTTTTTCTTATTTATTCCTTTAATTTTTTTTAAAGGATACACACTTTTTCTTTTTTCCTTTTTAATTTTCTTTATAATACATAATGTGCCATGGAAAAGGATTTTAATGATAAAATTTTAAAGTTCTTTTTAATTTTTCTTTGTTTTTTATTTATTTATAAACTTTTTGAATATCAGGTATTAAAAGGAGAATTTTTTGAAAACAAAGCAATAGAGATTAAATCAAAAAAAATAAGGATTCCTTCTAAACGGGGTAAAATACTTGATAGAAATGGTATAGTTTTATCATTCTGGAGAACAGGTTTCAGATTGTTAAAAGAGGATTCAGTTTATATGGAAGATGTTCAATTTGATGAGATTGCAAAATATCTTGAAGATCCAGATTCTTCAAAATATTTTAGTGTTTATACACATCTTTACAGATTCTATCCCTTCAAACACCTTTTTGCACAAACAATCGGGTATACAGGATTGCCACAAAAAATTGATGTTGAAAAGGGAATAGATCCTCTTTTAAGAGTAGGCAAAAGTGGTCTTGAAAAATTTTATGATGATATATTAAGGGGAAAAGATGGTTTTAAGTTTATTTTAATTGATGCTAAGGGCAGGGTATATAATAAGGAAACAAGACCACCTATTGAAGTTATTGATGGTAAAGATATAGAAGTTTCTCTTGATATTGAACTTGGAAAATATATTGACTCTATATTTAAACCTTATGTAAAGGGGGCATGTGTTATACTTGATCCTAACACAGGGGAAGTATATGCTTTATATTCAAAACCTTCTTTTGACTTAAATCTTCTTACTGGAAAAACTGAAAAGGAAGAATTAGAAAAAATTATTAGTGATTCACTTAATCCTCTTTTAAATAGATGTATTCAGGGACTTTATCCTCCTGGAAGTATTTTTAAAGTTATAACAGCTTTAATTGCCCTTGAAAAGGGATTGATTGATACAAATGAGGTAATAAAATGTAATGGTGAGTATAAATTTGGCAATAGAATTTTTAAAGACTGGAAGGAGGAAGGCCATGGATTTGTTAATTTTTATAAGGCTATAGAAGTTTCCTGTGATGTTTATTTTTATGAATTGTCGAAAAGGATAGGTTTAAAGAGATTTTTAGATTATTTTCAGAATTTAAAAATTTTTGAGAAAACCGGAATAGACCTTCCTGAAGAAAAAAGGGGCTTCTTTCCTACTTTTTCTTATTTTGAAAAAAAATACGGTAAGTATGGTTATGGGGAAGGTAATGCATTAAATCTTGGGATAGGTCAGGGTGAAATTCTTATGACCCCTTTACAGATTGCCTTACTTTTTTCAGCAATAGCACTTGATGGCAAAGCTAAAAGACCTCACATTTTAAAGAACATAAATACAGAATATTTTGAATTGCCATTTAAAATAGAAAACATAAAAATTTTAAAAAGAGGTATTTTCAGAGTAGTTCAGGGAGAAAAAGGGACAGGTAGGCTTGCAAGTATAAAGGGAATAAATATTGGGGGTAAAACAGGAACAGCTCAAAATCCGCTTGGTAAAGATCATGCACAGTTTGTAGCTTTTTTCCCTTTAGAAAATCCAAAGTTTGTTATTTATTTAATAGTGGAAAATAGCGGAATGGGTGGTGAAATAGCTGCTCCAATGGCGGGTAAAATCATAAATTGGATTAATGAGAGGTATCTTAAATCCC from candidate division WOR-3 bacterium includes these protein-coding regions:
- a CDS encoding penicillin-binding transpeptidase domain-containing protein, which produces MEKDFNDKILKFFLIFLCFLFIYKLFEYQVLKGEFFENKAIEIKSKKIRIPSKRGKILDRNGIVLSFWRTGFRLLKEDSVYMEDVQFDEIAKYLEDPDSSKYFSVYTHLYRFYPFKHLFAQTIGYTGLPQKIDVEKGIDPLLRVGKSGLEKFYDDILRGKDGFKFILIDAKGRVYNKETRPPIEVIDGKDIEVSLDIELGKYIDSIFKPYVKGACVILDPNTGEVYALYSKPSFDLNLLTGKTEKEELEKIISDSLNPLLNRCIQGLYPPGSIFKVITALIALEKGLIDTNEVIKCNGEYKFGNRIFKDWKEEGHGFVNFYKAIEVSCDVYFYELSKRIGLKRFLDYFQNLKIFEKTGIDLPEEKRGFFPTFSYFEKKYGKYGYGEGNALNLGIGQGEILMTPLQIALLFSAIALDGKAKRPHILKNINTEYFELPFKIENIKILKRGIFRVVQGEKGTGRLASIKGINIGGKTGTAQNPLGKDHAQFVAFFPLENPKFVIYLIVENSGMGGEIAAPMAGKIINWINERYLKSL